In Bdellovibrio sp. GT3, one genomic interval encodes:
- a CDS encoding PA14 domain-containing protein codes for MFNVVRHVLLLLTVTVFFTGCSSPSEEDENSTNPVASTPTPTPSATPSPSPSPSPSPTPVAEYSISGSIAGLAHDTISVRLNGSETQTLSSGATSFAFTTKIKSGDAYTVSILSHPQNPTIPCSLQNSSGTVTSADISNVQISCPTLNSISISNVPAQLNRGATFTADAVGVYSDSQVRNLKDFGIWASSDVSVLSRSGSVFSGDAPGTSNVTFTFAGTQVSRAVTVKSTTLTSLQISPSQVTMLAATQKNLKVTGTYNDGSTQDLTGVATWSSSDNSKVTVDNASNKGLLQSVAGGTANVMAEVGAISTTRSITVSSSSVSSISLSPALINSSIGLSQSIRAMAVLSDGSTTDVTSTSSWSLGDASVATFSSGFVQALSAGNTAISSTLGSATGSGLIKVSAKKLNTLTASESSISLPAGSQKKVTITANYDDNSTEVVNELVEWVIADTQVVTAKNTDHQKGTLIAQAAGSTTVQVLWQGKSTGISFTTTAATVSSIRLSPSGLMIPKNVNIPLKAYATFTDGIEYDVTENASFTVSNASIGQISTAAENKGTLLNTYTGSSTVGFQITTSMQGKSASTEWVLAPATLNSVVINPNSVSINSGKIFQARAYGQFSDGGSTDLTDLVNWSSSQSSVMSVSNFDLEKGEVTSLTEGTAVLTASLGSVNGTLNVTVSDSATENQSEQGMGLRGSYYANRTLTASGFKGSRIDGTINFDWAAGAAPLGVGDQFSIRWSGKVLAQYSETYTFCTRSDDGVRLKVNNVYVVNNWTDHAVTENCGTIALTAGQKYDIELDFYENSGSSVIQLYWQSPSRTKQIVPRQFLF; via the coding sequence ATGTTCAATGTAGTTCGGCACGTTCTTCTTCTACTTACAGTTACCGTTTTCTTCACGGGATGCAGTTCTCCGTCCGAAGAAGACGAGAATTCAACCAATCCGGTTGCCTCAACACCAACGCCGACACCTTCAGCGACGCCATCGCCGTCGCCGTCTCCTTCGCCTTCGCCAACCCCTGTTGCCGAATACTCAATCAGTGGTTCGATTGCGGGTTTAGCGCACGACACAATCTCTGTTCGACTCAATGGCTCCGAAACCCAAACATTAAGCTCCGGTGCTACAAGTTTTGCCTTCACCACCAAAATCAAATCAGGTGATGCATATACAGTTTCGATTCTCTCCCATCCCCAGAATCCGACCATCCCGTGCTCCTTGCAAAACTCCAGCGGCACCGTGACAAGCGCTGATATCAGCAATGTTCAGATCAGCTGCCCGACTCTGAACTCAATTTCAATATCAAATGTTCCGGCGCAATTAAATCGAGGAGCGACCTTCACCGCTGATGCCGTCGGCGTTTATTCAGATAGCCAGGTCAGAAATTTGAAAGACTTTGGGATCTGGGCTTCCTCTGACGTTTCCGTTTTAAGTCGCAGCGGATCTGTTTTCTCCGGAGATGCGCCAGGCACTTCCAATGTGACCTTTACGTTTGCGGGAACTCAAGTCAGCAGAGCCGTGACGGTTAAATCCACGACCCTCACCTCCTTACAAATCAGCCCCAGCCAGGTGACCATGCTTGCGGCAACTCAAAAGAATCTTAAAGTAACAGGAACCTACAACGATGGTTCCACTCAGGACCTCACGGGCGTTGCCACTTGGAGCAGCTCTGACAATAGCAAGGTGACTGTCGACAACGCTTCAAATAAAGGCCTCTTGCAATCCGTCGCCGGAGGAACAGCCAATGTGATGGCGGAAGTCGGTGCTATTTCCACCACCCGCTCCATTACCGTTTCCAGCAGCTCTGTTTCTTCAATATCTTTAAGTCCGGCGCTTATTAACAGTTCCATTGGACTGTCGCAAAGTATTCGCGCTATGGCAGTACTATCTGACGGGTCAACCACAGACGTCACAAGCACATCGTCCTGGTCATTAGGTGACGCTTCGGTCGCCACTTTTAGTTCAGGTTTTGTTCAAGCTCTAAGTGCCGGGAATACGGCAATCTCTTCCACCCTTGGTTCCGCAACGGGATCGGGTTTGATTAAAGTGTCGGCGAAAAAACTGAACACTCTTACCGCTTCTGAGAGCAGTATTTCATTGCCGGCAGGAAGCCAAAAGAAAGTCACCATCACAGCGAACTATGATGACAACAGCACCGAAGTCGTCAATGAACTTGTAGAATGGGTGATCGCAGATACTCAAGTAGTAACTGCAAAAAATACCGATCATCAAAAAGGCACTCTTATCGCCCAGGCGGCTGGCTCCACCACCGTTCAGGTTTTATGGCAGGGAAAATCCACTGGTATATCCTTTACGACCACTGCTGCAACCGTTTCAAGTATCAGACTAAGTCCGTCAGGATTGATGATCCCCAAGAACGTCAATATTCCCCTTAAAGCCTATGCCACATTCACCGATGGCATCGAATATGATGTTACAGAGAACGCAAGCTTCACAGTCTCTAATGCCAGCATCGGGCAAATCAGCACGGCCGCCGAAAACAAGGGAACTTTGCTGAACACTTATACTGGCAGCTCCACCGTCGGATTTCAGATCACCACCAGTATGCAGGGAAAATCTGCTTCCACAGAATGGGTTCTGGCTCCTGCAACTTTGAATAGCGTTGTGATCAATCCAAACTCTGTCAGCATTAACAGCGGTAAGATATTTCAAGCGCGGGCTTATGGACAATTCAGCGATGGCGGAAGCACGGATTTAACGGACCTTGTGAACTGGTCCTCCAGTCAAAGCAGCGTGATGAGCGTCAGCAATTTTGATCTTGAAAAAGGTGAAGTGACATCCTTGACAGAGGGAACGGCAGTACTGACGGCCTCGCTAGGATCAGTGAACGGCACCTTGAATGTAACTGTCAGCGATTCTGCGACAGAAAATCAATCCGAACAGGGCATGGGGCTACGAGGTTCCTATTATGCCAATCGTACTTTGACCGCTTCGGGATTTAAGGGTTCGCGCATTGATGGCACGATCAATTTTGACTGGGCGGCAGGCGCTGCACCTTTGGGTGTTGGCGATCAGTTCTCTATCCGCTGGTCAGGTAAAGTTCTGGCCCAGTATTCAGAAACATACACGTTCTGCACACGTTCTGATGACGGTGTTCGCTTGAAGGTAAATAACGTTTACGTCGTCAACAATTGGACCGATCATGCCGTGACTGAAAACTGCGGCACTATAGCTTTAACGGCCGGTCAGAAGTATGACATCGAATTGGACTTCTATGAAAATAGCGGAAGCTCTGTGATCCAGCTGTATTGGCAGAGCCCCTCTCGAACAAAACAAATCGTCCCTAGGCAGTTTTTGTTTTAA
- a CDS encoding YiiX/YebB-like N1pC/P60 family cysteine hydrolase, with protein MKKYIVGFALVVLVSALFFAKYTGDDTISSSERTPAESSTAVFGTDELFTGSKKVLSDLNNPNVFNARTCAEVVNKVTDYLFYLPANHFIPKTDAEKEQLKTKGPELLNTVFQIRVTLHEKLKQFDSRNELESNCIQKIREGFQYARFTEEYILDWLYAQKVYTFKKTPVLIDEQPSTWTNPKFKGFQLQSGDVMLIRGKSYVSAMIARIADEEGNFSHAAIVGEDKAGKKYVVEALIQHGVVVTPLEKWRQAEDSRVALFRYPDQALAKKAARYMYDLAQGALDRKQGIRYDFSMNDDDYSSMFCSEVIRVAYDKASGGKVMIPKFRSTTTKFKDHKYPRTLGVTKTSLFAPYDVEVDPRFDFIAEYRFMPLLRQVRMQDAVLQSVYSWMIEKGYDFHWDLGHSSKSYLAKLVRQFGVAKESLPKYMPVETIKTTVQFETVAAALEKNIYKKEAEYYKKNGYLPSFQDMLAINEAFRVQDCKNGKRFELPGIDRSQFHGFFYSDSKSCE; from the coding sequence GTGAAGAAGTACATTGTGGGTTTCGCGCTCGTGGTTTTGGTTTCAGCTTTGTTTTTCGCAAAATACACAGGTGACGACACCATTTCCTCTTCTGAAAGAACTCCAGCCGAAAGTTCCACTGCAGTTTTCGGTACGGATGAGCTTTTTACCGGCTCCAAGAAAGTTCTGTCTGACCTAAATAATCCCAATGTATTCAATGCTCGAACTTGCGCAGAGGTCGTGAACAAGGTCACTGATTATTTGTTTTACCTTCCGGCGAACCATTTTATTCCTAAGACTGATGCAGAAAAAGAGCAGCTGAAAACAAAAGGTCCTGAGCTTTTAAATACCGTGTTTCAGATCCGCGTGACCTTGCATGAAAAACTTAAACAGTTCGATTCCAGAAATGAACTGGAAAGCAATTGCATCCAGAAGATTCGTGAAGGGTTTCAATACGCAAGATTTACGGAAGAATATATTTTAGATTGGCTTTATGCCCAAAAGGTATACACGTTTAAGAAAACCCCTGTTTTGATAGATGAACAACCCAGCACCTGGACAAATCCAAAGTTTAAAGGATTTCAGTTGCAGTCAGGTGACGTGATGCTGATAAGAGGAAAATCCTATGTGTCGGCCATGATTGCACGTATTGCGGACGAAGAAGGGAACTTCTCTCATGCCGCTATTGTTGGCGAGGACAAAGCCGGTAAGAAGTATGTTGTGGAAGCCTTGATTCAACACGGGGTGGTTGTCACACCATTGGAGAAATGGCGTCAGGCCGAAGATTCGCGAGTGGCTTTATTCCGATATCCTGATCAGGCACTTGCCAAGAAGGCGGCTCGTTATATGTATGATCTTGCGCAGGGAGCGTTGGATCGCAAACAAGGCATTCGCTACGATTTTTCCATGAACGACGATGACTACTCCTCAATGTTCTGCTCAGAAGTGATCCGCGTCGCCTATGACAAGGCTTCGGGCGGAAAGGTGATGATTCCAAAGTTCCGCAGCACGACTACCAAGTTTAAAGATCATAAGTATCCACGCACTCTTGGCGTGACCAAAACATCTTTGTTTGCTCCATACGATGTCGAAGTGGACCCGCGTTTTGACTTTATTGCTGAATACAGATTCATGCCGCTGCTGCGCCAGGTTCGCATGCAGGATGCAGTCCTGCAAAGTGTCTATAGTTGGATGATTGAAAAGGGCTATGATTTCCATTGGGATCTTGGCCATAGCTCAAAATCATACCTTGCGAAGCTAGTAAGACAGTTTGGTGTGGCGAAAGAGTCTTTGCCCAAGTATATGCCGGTGGAAACAATAAAAACGACCGTGCAGTTTGAAACTGTCGCAGCAGCACTGGAAAAGAATATTTATAAGAAGGAAGCAGAGTACTACAAAAAGAACGGTTATCTTCCTTCGTTCCAGGACATGCTGGCTATCAATGAGGCTTTCAGAGTGCAGGATTGTAAGAATGGCAAGCGCTTCGAGCTTCCAGGCATTGATCGCTCCCAGTTCCATGGCTTCTTCTACAGTGATTCCAAAAGCTGCGAATAG
- a CDS encoding DUF4442 domain-containing protein: MITALLRKMGSKTPGWVVKELISIWPPYLGAGIRIMEISKDYRYIKVCLKQTWYNRNYVGTQFGGSLYAMTDPFYMLMLINNLGQDYYVWDKGATIDFVSPGKSQVTVEFRIDDEIINRVLKETASGEKYIFDLPVQVVDIKGEVVATVLKKLYVRKKKK; encoded by the coding sequence ATGATAACGGCGTTGCTTAGAAAAATGGGTTCAAAAACTCCGGGATGGGTGGTTAAGGAGCTGATTAGTATCTGGCCGCCATACTTGGGCGCCGGTATTAGAATCATGGAAATTTCCAAAGACTACCGCTACATCAAAGTTTGCCTTAAGCAAACCTGGTATAATCGCAATTACGTGGGCACTCAATTTGGTGGTTCCCTTTATGCGATGACGGATCCATTTTATATGCTGATGCTGATCAATAACCTGGGACAGGATTACTATGTCTGGGATAAAGGGGCGACAATTGATTTCGTTTCCCCGGGGAAAAGCCAGGTCACTGTTGAGTTCCGAATTGATGATGAGATTATTAATAGAGTTCTAAAAGAAACTGCCTCTGGCGAGAAGTACATCTTTGATCTTCCTGTACAAGTGGTGGATATCAAGGGTGAGGTTGTCGCAACCGTTCTTAAAAAACTCTATGTTCGCAAGAAAAAGAAATAG
- a CDS encoding DEAD/DEAH box helicase, with protein MKFEKFHLSEDLLRNLNDNGYFRTTDIQFKAIPAILKGDDVLAIAQTGTGKTAAFAIPIINHIHSEKSSKRAIGIKCLVLVPTRELAQQIGEVFNKLAKHTKVKAFALFGGVEQDAQIKKLQDGIDVLIATPGRMFDLIAQGFININYIEHLVLDEADQMLDLGFIEDIEDIKRKLNRRHQTLFFSATINPEIKKLAYSQVRSSAIRIEISPEDPVSKNVQHFVMFVEMDDKRFFLAEYINQNPEGKFIVFVRTRVRAERVSKALERVQISSLTLHGEKDQTDRAEVMNAFRKGECKIMIATDVSARGIDIPDVTHVINYDLPEKPENYVHRIGRTGRGFNKGIAVSFCATEEKEQLAEIEALLGKPIEVIKVNKADYKIIASQASDMSDIDKSLQALLDSEDIFANPKKSKWKKK; from the coding sequence ATGAAATTTGAAAAATTCCACCTCTCTGAAGATCTTCTTCGTAATCTCAACGACAATGGTTACTTCCGCACGACTGACATTCAGTTCAAAGCCATCCCGGCAATTTTGAAAGGCGACGACGTTCTGGCTATCGCCCAAACGGGAACTGGAAAAACAGCAGCCTTCGCAATTCCAATCATCAATCATATTCATTCTGAAAAAAGCAGCAAGCGTGCTATCGGCATCAAATGCCTGGTGCTTGTTCCCACCCGCGAACTGGCGCAACAGATTGGCGAGGTTTTCAACAAGCTTGCCAAACACACCAAAGTCAAAGCCTTTGCTTTGTTCGGTGGCGTGGAACAGGACGCTCAAATTAAAAAACTTCAGGATGGAATCGATGTATTGATTGCGACTCCAGGACGCATGTTTGATTTGATCGCTCAGGGTTTTATCAATATCAACTACATCGAGCATTTGGTTTTGGATGAAGCGGATCAAATGTTGGACCTGGGATTCATCGAGGACATCGAAGACATCAAAAGAAAACTAAATCGTCGTCACCAGACATTGTTCTTTTCAGCGACTATTAATCCTGAAATCAAGAAGCTTGCGTATTCCCAAGTACGTAGCAGCGCCATTCGCATCGAAATTTCTCCTGAAGATCCTGTTTCAAAAAACGTTCAGCACTTTGTGATGTTTGTGGAAATGGACGATAAACGATTCTTCCTGGCTGAATACATCAATCAGAATCCAGAAGGAAAGTTCATCGTATTCGTTCGTACACGCGTTCGTGCAGAGCGTGTTTCAAAAGCCCTGGAAAGAGTTCAGATTTCCTCATTGACCCTGCACGGTGAGAAAGACCAAACCGACCGCGCCGAAGTCATGAACGCCTTCCGCAAAGGTGAATGCAAAATCATGATCGCCACTGACGTCAGCGCACGCGGTATCGATATTCCTGATGTTACCCACGTCATCAACTATGACCTGCCGGAAAAACCGGAAAACTACGTTCACCGCATCGGTCGTACTGGTCGTGGATTCAATAAAGGTATCGCCGTCTCCTTCTGTGCAACAGAGGAAAAAGAGCAGCTGGCAGAAATCGAGGCTTTGCTGGGCAAACCTATTGAAGTTATCAAGGTGAACAAGGCCGACTATAAAATCATCGCGTCCCAAGCATCGGACATGTCAGATATCGACAAAAGCCTTCAAGCGTTGTTGGACAGCGAGGATATTTTTGCTAATCCCAAAAAATCCAAGTGGAAGAAAAAGTAA
- a CDS encoding DoxX family protein, whose translation MKAKLPLIARILLGFVFFASGIVGLFNLVPQPTDLPEALMTFNQGLAASVYFFPLLKITEIVCGLLLLVGWFVPLALVILAPIVLNIFLVHAFLAPSGLALALILGLLMIYLSFFAPPYAPKIKALFHKK comes from the coding sequence ATGAAAGCAAAATTACCACTGATTGCACGCATCCTATTGGGCTTCGTTTTTTTCGCTTCCGGCATTGTTGGACTGTTTAACTTGGTTCCACAGCCCACAGATCTACCAGAGGCTTTGATGACTTTTAACCAAGGGTTGGCTGCTTCGGTCTACTTCTTCCCTCTTCTGAAAATTACCGAAATCGTTTGTGGCTTGCTCCTGCTGGTAGGCTGGTTCGTACCACTTGCCCTGGTCATCCTGGCACCGATCGTTTTGAACATTTTCCTGGTTCACGCGTTCCTTGCCCCAAGCGGCTTGGCTCTAGCTTTGATCCTGGGTCTTCTAATGATCTATTTGTCTTTTTTCGCACCTCCATACGCCCCTAAAATCAAAGCGCTATTTCATAAAAAATAG
- a CDS encoding aldo/keto reductase: MAFNSVVKLKDGISMPQLGFGVWQVSDDGAEAAVMEAFKVGYRSIDTAAIYRNENGVGRAIKNSGLARNEMFITTKLWNEDQGYDKAMKAVESSLKKLGLEQVDLYLVHWPSPHRGLYMETWKAMVEIKKQGKAKSIGVSNFMPEHLTRIIDATGEVPVLNQIELHPKFQQKELRAFHAKHGIRTECWSPLGQGQILEDAQIKEIAGKHGKSAAQVIIRWHLQNDFIVIPKSVTPSRIKQNFEVADFTLSSDEMAVIEKMDSKTGRIGPNPMTAEF, encoded by the coding sequence ATGGCATTCAACTCGGTAGTGAAATTGAAAGATGGCATTTCGATGCCTCAACTGGGCTTTGGTGTTTGGCAGGTTTCGGATGATGGTGCTGAAGCAGCGGTGATGGAAGCGTTTAAAGTGGGCTATCGCTCCATCGATACGGCAGCAATCTATCGAAATGAAAATGGTGTGGGTAGAGCCATCAAAAACAGCGGGCTGGCCCGCAATGAAATGTTCATCACCACGAAATTGTGGAACGAAGATCAGGGCTATGACAAGGCCATGAAGGCCGTTGAATCCAGTCTGAAGAAGCTGGGCTTGGAACAAGTCGATTTATACCTGGTTCATTGGCCATCGCCACATCGAGGTTTATATATGGAAACATGGAAAGCCATGGTGGAAATTAAAAAGCAGGGGAAGGCAAAATCAATCGGTGTGTCGAATTTTATGCCGGAGCACCTAACCAGAATTATCGATGCAACGGGCGAAGTGCCGGTGCTGAATCAGATTGAACTACATCCGAAATTTCAACAAAAGGAACTTCGGGCATTTCACGCCAAGCATGGCATTAGAACTGAATGCTGGAGCCCATTGGGTCAGGGGCAGATTCTTGAAGATGCACAAATCAAGGAAATCGCGGGTAAACATGGAAAGTCTGCGGCTCAGGTGATTATTCGCTGGCATTTGCAAAATGATTTCATTGTGATTCCCAAGTCAGTGACACCTTCGCGGATTAAGCAGAATTTTGAAGTGGCGGATTTCACTTTAAGTTCGGATGAGATGGCGGTTATCGAGAAAATGGACAGCAAGACCGGACGTATTGGTCCAAATCCAATGACCGCTGAATTTTAA
- a CDS encoding 3-oxoacyl-[acyl-carrier-protein] synthase III C-terminal domain-containing protein, translating to MYLGNFHSIVPPHQVSQNESLDWLSTAHHLAQKDQTHSQEDYLKLLHRVGCSENQINKRFFFVPDVGEKNWDDNRIYPITTKNRGVSMHYRHEFYHEIVQKLFNEIYETRSFPDDMIHVSCTGYVSPSAAQLTALRAPKTVTVTHSYHMGCYGAFPALRMASGFLANDSILGHKQSVDLVHTELCSLHLNPEDPTLEQMVIQSLFADGCIAYRMSHQKPPAGFKILSLYEEIIPDSSDAMEWMVSDWGMKMTLSKDVPSMVGAAIRDFTQRWLTSRGYDLAKIQKEALFAVHPGGPKIIDQVEKQLELKKSQVDASRHLLYRRGNMSSATLPHLWESILEDPEVPSGTLIVSYAFGPGLTVCAGLMEKL from the coding sequence ATGTACTTGGGAAACTTTCACTCAATAGTGCCTCCTCATCAAGTTTCGCAAAATGAAAGCCTGGATTGGCTTTCCACCGCACATCATTTGGCTCAGAAGGACCAAACCCACAGCCAAGAAGACTATCTAAAGCTTCTGCATCGAGTGGGTTGTTCAGAGAACCAAATTAACAAACGCTTCTTCTTTGTGCCTGATGTCGGTGAAAAAAACTGGGACGATAATAGAATATATCCCATCACCACCAAGAATCGCGGTGTGAGCATGCACTACCGCCATGAGTTCTATCACGAAATCGTGCAAAAACTATTTAATGAAATTTACGAAACCAGATCCTTCCCGGACGATATGATTCACGTCAGCTGCACGGGCTATGTATCACCGAGTGCCGCCCAACTGACTGCCTTACGTGCTCCCAAGACTGTGACGGTAACCCATTCGTATCACATGGGTTGTTATGGCGCGTTCCCGGCCCTGCGTATGGCTTCTGGTTTTTTAGCCAACGATTCCATACTTGGACACAAGCAATCGGTGGATTTGGTGCACACAGAACTCTGCAGTTTACATTTAAATCCCGAAGACCCGACGCTTGAACAGATGGTCATCCAAAGTCTTTTCGCTGATGGCTGCATTGCCTATCGCATGAGCCATCAAAAACCTCCAGCGGGTTTCAAAATACTTTCCCTCTATGAGGAAATTATTCCTGACAGCTCTGATGCCATGGAATGGATGGTCTCTGACTGGGGCATGAAGATGACTCTCTCCAAGGATGTGCCTTCCATGGTGGGCGCAGCTATTAGGGATTTCACTCAACGATGGCTTACCAGCCGTGGATATGATTTGGCGAAGATTCAAAAAGAAGCTCTTTTTGCAGTTCACCCTGGCGGGCCTAAAATTATCGATCAAGTCGAAAAACAACTGGAGCTGAAAAAGTCCCAAGTCGATGCCAGTCGCCACCTGCTTTACCGACGTGGAAACATGTCGTCAGCTACTTTGCCCCATTTGTGGGAGTCCATTCTTGAAGATCCTGAAGTTCCCTCTGGAACTTTGATCGTCAGCTACGCCTTCGGACCGGGACTGACAGTCTGTGCAGGGTTGATGGAAAAGCTATGA